A part of Salvelinus namaycush isolate Seneca unplaced genomic scaffold, SaNama_1.0 Scaffold516, whole genome shotgun sequence genomic DNA contains:
- the LOC120041715 gene encoding dynein regulatory complex protein 9-like has protein sequence MSVPLSGVELLRVCTVLQDCEAQLAVLGHIMPDTYRGRPEADKFVSADIGQVLEQQKGAEQNLKAARQFERESGRLSDATRELHRSQKELNRTLEEDPLSPDNLAKVQRDRWVPDSSCSGL, from the exons ATGTCGGTTCCTTTGTCTGGGGTAGAGCTGCTCAGAGTGTGTACAGTGCTCCAGGACTGTGAGGCACAGCTGGCAGTGCTGGGTCACATCATGCCCGACACCTACAGGGGTCGTCCAGAAGCTGATAAG TTTGTGTCAGCCGACATTGGACAGGTCCTTGAACAGCAGAAAGGGGCAGAGCAGAACCTGAAAGCAGCCCGTCAGTTTGAGAGAGAGTCTGGGAGACTGTCAGATGCCACCCGTGAGCTGCACAGATCCCAGAAGGAACTGAACCGCACGCTAGAGGAGGACCCACTGTCCCCTGACAACCTGGCCAAGGTGCAGAGAGACAGGTGGGTTCCAGATAGCTCTTGTTCGGGGCTTTAG